A region of the Siniperca chuatsi isolate FFG_IHB_CAS linkage group LG23, ASM2008510v1, whole genome shotgun sequence genome:
CCAGGCGTCCATTTTACAAGAACTAATGAGACAAAATCTGGACCAGTACAACATTGTGAAGTTCTATGACTGGTACCAGATGAACAACAGAACTGGTCTGGTGTTGGAATTGCTGGATATGAACCTCTTGGACTACATGAAGGAGGATCGTCTGCCTTTAAAGGACATCAGGGTCATAATCCAGCAGGTAAGGAAGCAGTGTCAGCAACATTGACAGATCTATCTGATTTAAAACTGTGGGAAACTGATTCAAAACTGTTCTAAACTGTATATCTGACCTTGCACCTGCAGTTGGCCACAGCATTTAACGCACTGAGGAGTGTCGGAGTGATCCACGGAGATTTGAAACCAGACAACATCATGCTGGTGAAGGATCAGGAGCAGTCCTTCACAGTGAAGCTTATTGACTTCGGCTTGGCGTTTCACAGTTCTGAAGCCGTGGTGGGCTCTAGTCACCAACTACCTTACTACAGGTGAGGTTTACAGAGACACTGGTTGTCATTCTACTAGAGTATGTTTGCAATATCCCAGTTTTGCTATAAATTGATACTGCTTTTCGTCCACATTCAGGGCTCCAGAGATCATGTTAGGACTCACCTTCACTGAGGCCATCGACATGTGGTCTCTTGGCATCGTGATGGGGTTCATGATGCTCGGAGCTCTCATCTTCCCGTGGTTCTGTGACTATAACCAGGTAAGCAATTTACTAAAATGGTTTCTTCCTAACAGATCTGGTACTGCTGCACCCAGATACTGCACCCAGCCTCAGTTCACTGTGACTATGACTGGGCTGGATCTTATCATCCCCGTGGAATACTTTGATGTGACTCCGTGTTTCGTCTCCAGATGAAGTCTATTTGTGAAATCTTGGGCCAACCAGCGGACCATCTTCTGGATGCTGGTCTAAAAACAGAGGAGTTCTTCATCAAGACATCTGACAATCAGTGGACCCTCATTGTACTTTATTTAACTTTTCCTAAAGTTATTTCGTCCTCAACATGCTTATGTCTAAGAATATAACAGATAAGACAAAGTCAGAGTTATCTCTACAGTTATCTTCTCCTTCTTTTAGTCACATGACCAGTACTGGAAACACAAGATTTCCAGTGGCAACAAGAAATTCGCCTTCAGCTCTCTGGATGATCTGAAAATGGTAAGTACTTTAGTAGGTTGTATCTGCCGGAAAGTCACTTTCACTGATTCTCTTTTCACGAATCAGGAGAATAACTTGActgctgttttcaaattcagttGAGTGAGGAGCTAGAGAGCGAAGCCGAAGCCGAAGGTTGGAGGCAGTGCATCGAACTGCTAAAAGAGATGCTTCGGGTGGATGCCAGTGAAAGGATTACTCCCAGTGAGGTCCTCAGGCATCCCTTCATCACACAGAGCTACCTGAATGAAGCCCTGCAGCCAGCAGCCGATGAGCTGAGTTCCAGCCAGGCCTGGACCAACTTTAGGACAGAGACTGCAACCAAGGCGGATGACAGGTACAGCAGCTGTTGATTCATCCTTCTCTTCTCCTGCTGCTAGATATTTGTGTGGTAGAGAAGCCACATATGCTGTCTTATCAAATTCATTCATCCTTTTGTGACTCAGACAGAAAAGTGGCGAAGGTACCTGAAAGAGATATTAGTTGTATAGTATAGTCGTTAACCACTGCTCCGTTAACAGCAGGGCCTGTTCTAACCATGGAGTTCTTTTGAGGCCCACACTGACCCACATTTCAGCCCTCTAATGTGTACATGAAATGTACATGATCCTCCTGAATATACTATACTCTGCTATAATcgactgtctgtgtgtgttgtgtgtgtgttcagtaccCAGGCGGGCCAGGCTCAGGACACTCAGGGTGCCAGAAATACCACATTAGAGTGCCTCAGTGACATGCTGAGTTGTGCCACTCTAATGTTGGATCCTGaccctgctgcagctcctggCATTGCTCAGGACACTGTGGAGATCCAGACAGAGCTGGAGGACACCACATCTGGTATGAAAATGACACCTCCACTTGAGCCTGAAATGTTGAGGGCTTCCACATATTCCACCGCTGACAGCTGAAGTAGtgaatgtttgtctgtttttcagatGACAGCGAGCCCCATgaggcaaggaagaagaaaaagacgaAGAAGAACTGCATAAGACGCTTCTTCTCATGGATGAAGAGGACATTTAACTGTCCTCAATGAAGATGGTAGCCTTATTAGCCTACATAACCAACGAAGATGGGCTGTGCTAGTTCTGGATGGGCTATAGGGTTCAGCATGCTTAGTAGTATACTAATTCGTCCAGTGTGATGTCCAACCACGTCTACAGCCAGAAGTATTTATAACTCTTCTGAATGGTCGCACTCAAAGCAAAAGCCTGATCTCTGTCCAAGAACTCTGGGTCTTTTGAGTATCTTTGTAGTCTTGAAACAATGAATTATACAAATGAGGATTACAGCGCACACTTTCAGACACTCCCTCCTCGAAGGCATTAATGGTGTTGTACACAGTTGTTCACACAAAAAATGatggaagtagttgtgtgaagaatgaaaaaagagggTTTAAGTTTAAACCCTGTGTGTAAAATGATCAGATAAGCACTTTGTTTTAAGCATACTGAGACCTTAAAGTGCACAGTTACAAAGGAGTCATAAAGTCAACAatctgactcagtaatgtcactAACACAGCAATATCTGTCCAAGGTTTTCCAACAttagctaactgctaacataagctactggtcataccagaccaagaaaGGCTGTAGCAGTAGAACCCTGGAATAATCAAGGGAATGTTTTATTGCATAtaaattcattacatttttatttgtaagaagATGAAAGtgatatttcttctttcaaaagttgcatagtctcgctttaaagGGCAGCGGAATTGTCCGAGTCAGATTTTCTCTTTGTATGAAATCATATACAAATGAAAACTGATTTCACAAATCTGTCATAACTTTTATCTAAGCAAGCGTCACAACTTGTGTATTTtcatatacataaacaaatactgcatgACCTGTGTAATGCTGGTGATTATCTGAATACCAAACAATTTTGCATATGTATTTTGTAGAAATATATTCATCAAAACTAAAAGGGAAATGGGGGAACatccaagaaaacaaaatgttaccCTCATTCTCTTTAACTTCGAAGTCTCAAAACTAAATCATTGCTACAAGGTGTTTTGACTaaaaaaatgtgactaaaatctaaaacatttaacaacagGCACTGATGGCTCATGAAACAGATCtctatatttaatttacatttcattccACTTTCCAGCTTTCAGTTGCAACATAACCCATAGAAAGTTGTTCAGTTTTCCAGTTGGGCCTTTTCAGTTCTTCCTTGCAAGTCAGTTTTTACATCAGTTAAGTGATAGTGTTGTGTCCACATGATGTCATACAGAACCTTTAGTGGGGGTTCCACACAGTAAACATGGCTCCAATCTATGGACCAAGACACACACCAATTTTACATTAAAGCATTGTAGTGAAGCATGTGATTTAAGACacgtttacatttttcactcaGAATTGTGGAAAGAAATGCACGATGCTGATGGATTAGGGTGGTGGGTGGATACACTTTGATTATAGGTGTACGATGGatatgcaaacaaaaacaaactcatttCTAATAAACGTTCAATATATTGAAGAGCAGTCAGAGGCCTctatttaaattaatataacaatGCTACGGAAAATGACCGATCCAACCGAACACTGAGCTCACGGGGTGGAACCTCAGATCTTTTTAACCATCCTGTGCATGCAGTTTCACCATGTCCTCTCTGTGACCCCTGTGACCCCTCATCGCAGATTATGGTTTTAGTGCAGACATGAGCTCAGAGCAAGTCGTGTTCTCTGCATTTGTCTTTCTTGGAttgctttcatttcctgtcatttatttttagaCGTCTGAAAAGGTGAAACTATCCAGGTTTTCAtctgagaaaaaataaaggtaatttgttacatatttttcttgtcctttcatttaattttatgtgGTCCTGACCCTCAGGTTGTAATGAATTAACTTGgactagtcagtcacaatagtcCTGGAGCTtctctttatttcctctctactgttctgtttacttctcctggcattttgttcaccattgcacaccatttcattcaataaaaagGAGGTGCTATCTCTTATTATGAGAGGTGAAGACACGGGAGGCGATGGAGCAGTGTGCGGCATTTAGTCTGTCCCTACCAGCCGTGtggctaacgctagctagccaGCAGTCTGCAGTCTTGTCAGTGTGCGGACTTATCCGCTCTGTCTGTGATGAAACTGTTATTTAACTTAATGACCATGTAGAAGCATCTGGCACTGACAGTCCATAGCTGTATGGGATAACTATTTTCTGTATATGTGTAATGACAGCCTTGCAGGTCTTTTCGTATTCTTGCTCATCTGTCACGTTATAAAGTTCTAAAAAATATGATGTTTCAAAAATCAAGATTTTAGCCATACCACCCAGCCCTAGCTTGCGTTTGACACTTGCTTGGATATCTTCACATAGGGGACATGAACCGTGACCacatgtgaaaattcacatgGGATATAATTTGGTCGGACACTGACATGTGGAGTAGCCTACAAATATACAATTTCAATGTCATGTTGTTCGAGTGGCAATAACTTTAATGTAACCTAGACCAttttcacggcagacattttgacttgtcaaagca
Encoded here:
- the LOC122871660 gene encoding homeodomain-interacting protein kinase 2-like isoform X1, which encodes MAEDSSSDSDVYPIPSDYELIDFVGSGDYGTVAKCKNRDTGEPVAIKVSRFVQTAMREASILQELMRQNLDQYNIVKFYDWYQMNNRTGLVLELLDMNLLDYMKEDRLPLKDIRVIIQQLATAFNALRSVGVIHGDLKPDNIMLVKDQEQSFTVKLIDFGLAFHSSEAVVGSSHQLPYYRAPEIMLGLTFTEAIDMWSLGIVMGFMMLGALIFPWFCDYNQMKSICEILGQPADHLLDAGLKTEEFFIKTSDNQWTLISHDQYWKHKISSGNKKFAFSSLDDLKMLSEELESEAEAEGWRQCIELLKEMLRVDASERITPSEVLRHPFITQSYLNEALQPAADELSSSQAWTNFRTETATKADDSTQAGQAQDTQGARNTTLECLSDMLSCATLMLDPDPAAAPGIAQDTVEIQTELEDTTSDDSEPHEARKKKKTKKNCIRRFFSWMKRTFNCPQ
- the LOC122871660 gene encoding homeodomain-interacting protein kinase 2-like isoform X3 gives rise to the protein MREASILQELMRQNLDQYNIVKFYDWYQMNNRTGLVLELLDMNLLDYMKEDRLPLKDIRVIIQQLATAFNALRSVGVIHGDLKPDNIMLVKDQEQSFTVKLIDFGLAFHSSEAVVGSSHQLPYYRAPEIMLGLTFTEAIDMWSLGIVMGFMMLGALIFPWFCDYNQMKSICEILGQPADHLLDAGLKTEEFFIKTSDNQWTLISHDQYWKHKISSGNKKFAFSSLDDLKMLSEELESEAEAEGWRQCIELLKEMLRVDASERITPSEVLRHPFITQSYLNEALQPAADELSSSQAWTNFRTETATKADDSTQAGQAQDTQGARNTTLECLSDMLSCATLMLDPDPAAAPGIAQDTVEIQTELEDTTSDDSEPHEARKKKKTKKNCIRRFFSWMKRTFNCPQ
- the LOC122871660 gene encoding homeodomain-interacting protein kinase 2-like isoform X2; translated protein: MAEDSSSDSDVYPIPSDYELIDFVGSGDYGTVAKCKNRDTGEPVAIKASILQELMRQNLDQYNIVKFYDWYQMNNRTGLVLELLDMNLLDYMKEDRLPLKDIRVIIQQLATAFNALRSVGVIHGDLKPDNIMLVKDQEQSFTVKLIDFGLAFHSSEAVVGSSHQLPYYRAPEIMLGLTFTEAIDMWSLGIVMGFMMLGALIFPWFCDYNQMKSICEILGQPADHLLDAGLKTEEFFIKTSDNQWTLISHDQYWKHKISSGNKKFAFSSLDDLKMLSEELESEAEAEGWRQCIELLKEMLRVDASERITPSEVLRHPFITQSYLNEALQPAADELSSSQAWTNFRTETATKADDSTQAGQAQDTQGARNTTLECLSDMLSCATLMLDPDPAAAPGIAQDTVEIQTELEDTTSDDSEPHEARKKKKTKKNCIRRFFSWMKRTFNCPQ